The Saccopteryx leptura isolate mSacLep1 chromosome 5, mSacLep1_pri_phased_curated, whole genome shotgun sequence nucleotide sequence gacaggaagagaggaagatgagaagcatcaacttcttgccACACttcagatgttcattgattgctttccacatgtgccttcaccaggggagtacagctgagtcagtgacaccttgctcaagtcagagtttgggttcaagccagcaacctttgggctcaagccagtgaccatgggatcatgtctatacttccacactcaagccggtgacctcaggttttcaaacctgggtcttcagtgtcccaggtcgacactccacCCACTGTGCCAGCGCTTGGTCAGGTTAGGCTCgtattttaaaatgatcattcTGGCTACTGTGCCTAAAAAAGGATGTAGCAGCAGGGTAGAGGGAAGAGCTTGGTGGGAACATCAAGTGTAATAGCAAGAAGACCAGCTGGAAAGTTTGTACAATCATCTCAGGGAGAGTATGGTGGTTCAGACcaagaagagaaagatgaaagaTACAAAATATGATCAGATCACGAATACGTTTTAAGGAAGATTCAATAGGATTTGTTAGGCAATTAATTTAATCGATAAGGTAGATATGTGTGCATATCCACTGAAGGATACTTGGGGTAAATCATTAAGCCAGAAAAAGACATGCTTTATAAGTCTATTTTCAAATATTAGTTATTCATAATTCTCTGTGATCTATACCTACTCTTCCAGCCCTGTTTTCAAACATTATTAATGACTACTCTCAATGACATGACTCTTTGAAGgtttcacatatattttaattatactgtATTTAAGTGAGCAGCAGAGTGCTAAAATGACAGGttgattttaaaacaattctttATTACAGCACTGTGATGGTTACTTATCATTCCATTCTTTTGGGGTGACTCTCCCAACAGGGGATAGGTTCCATTTTATTCCAATCTGTGTGGTTGTAAATATCCATGCAACAATACAGAAAGTGGTTCCACTGACTAGTAAAGCATTACCATATTTGTCATGAAAATCTGGGGAGTGTTTTCTGTGGCTCTGTCTTGCTCTAACTTGCTGAATGCTTCGAATCTTGAGACTTCTTAATATATTTCTAGCTAAGGGAAACATCATGAAAGTATGATGGGTTGCAGTTGATTGCAGCTGCTGGTCTATTTCCTTGTAAAGTGAtctgaaaaaaaagcaaagaatgagcAATGATATCTGATTTGCATTCGTTTCCTCCCTCTTTAAATGTTTCTCCCACACCACCTCTCCCAATGTGGCTAGGCTTGTGAGTTTTGACATCAAGATGTTGGCATTTGAGTCTCAGCTCTGCCCTGCTCTTGATTACCTGGGGCTTTTAGCCTTGGTTTCTTCAGTGGCAAACTGAGAAGACAATATTCAACTTCAGGAGTAACTGTGAAGATAACATGTGATAATCCATAATAAATCAACCACAAAAGTAAGCACACAATAAGTGTTAGCTTTTCTATTCCTCACAAATAGCCAATGGCATGGTCCAGAGAGAAACTTTAAACTCATAAGCATGGCTGataaaatggctaaaattcaCAACTTGCCCACTACTCCAATGATGTGCCTACATCCATAATAAACTCTAATTTCAGTCGGAATTACAAGTCAGTCACAGAATATATCataccttcctcctccttctcctgctctttttattccttcctattaatccctttcttttctttattccttttctttctgtactTGTAATTCCTGTCCTGCACCTTCCTACAGGTAAAATTCTACTTGTCCTTTAAATCCAAGTATAAAAGTCATGGCTTCTGTGAAGTCTTCTCCAAAATCTCCCTAAACTGAATAAGCCCCCTCTTTTCTATGCTACTTCTCTTCTTAAAACCCTTCTTTCATAGCATGATGCactggctttattattttttaaaaggctttattttttaaagcagttttgggttcacagaaaaattgagcgGAAAGTACAGACAGTCCACAAATATACCCTGACCCGACACGTGATTGGCTTTGCCCCCCTGTACCAGAGTAGCACATTGTTATAATCACTGAACCTACATAGCAGTCCTTTACCAGATCTgtcttctgcaaatattttcttccacctTGTGGTCTGTCTTGTTATTCTATTgaggaattatttttatattctcctCTCAGAGACTGCAAGGTCTTCAAGAGCAGGACATCTAACTTTGTATACACGATAGCTGACATAAAGCATAGAAACAACTTTTTTGAAGAATgggaatataattaaatattggcaGCCTCAGAAAAAAGTTAAATACTGGGAAtaacttaaaaatcataaaattaaacatatatgaCATAATAttcctaataattttatttttaaatagatatatTGAAAGAGAGCTCTAGAAGCAGAAACATATAAAGTTCTGCCAATTTCTCTTTCTTGTGCAAGCTGTCCAAAACAGTGTTGTAGCTCTAGTAATGACATGTTACTTGTAGCCCAAACATAAGCAACATAGATACAAAAGGGCCTAAGATCAGAACTTACAAATTTATAACTGTTCACCGAGATTTCCCAACTCAAAGACTTTATTCCCACTTAGAAAACAAGACCCTAaagttctcttttatttcctACCAGAAGACAAAATTGTATCCTTCATAATTGTGAAAAACGGggcaaaactaaaacaaatgcaTCTCTTCTGAGGTTCCAAATACTCTGTGTTTTTCCTGTTAGTCATGAATCGCTACACAAAAGACAGCAAGGCTTTAATCTGTATTGAATTCAGAGAGTAAGTTGAAGGTGAAATGGGTCAGGGGATGACAGGTGCAGCCTTAATCCAACACAAAAGCACTTGTGCTGCACACTGCTCTCAGCCTTTAGGAAGGCACATAACCAGAGAATAATGTATGATAACAGAGATCTCTAGTGGGTCATTGACTCATGCCAGCTGCTTTATGACAAATTGATTTCATTATTCCTATCCTCACAGTGTTAAGTCAAAACGCAGATATTTTGTCTCTAGTGCCACTGATCACATCCTTTCATAGTTTAGTTCATCCACTGGATATTCTCATAACTGAGcagcttttcttttccatctagaccaggggtcgggaacctttttggctgagagagccatgaacgccacatattttaaaatgtaattctgtgagagccatacaatgacccatgtatgttaagcattatccaataaaaatctggtgttgtcccagaagacagctgtgattgactccagccacccgcaaccatgaacatgagcggtaggaaatgaatagattgtaatacatgagaatgttttatatttttaaaattatttttttattaaaaatttgtctgtgagtcagatgcaaccatcaaaagagccacatctgacttgtgagccataggttcccgacccctgatctagacagaATTTTCTTGTACCAATAAATGCTCATTacttaaaattttcctttaaggAGTCTTTCTGCAATGTGTAGTTGCCATTTCATTGTATAATAAACAAAAGTcaggctttttattcttttttttgtttttccttgtcAACATTAACTACATATGTCTCAGTTGCTTTTATACCTACCTTATATATACTTTTGTTTATAATACATACTTAAGAGCTAGGAACCCAAAAGATTAGAGAAATTTTCCATATTATTGAACTCCACATGATTTACTTCTATGATAAATATTGTGTTATTGGAGAGTCTTAAGCCTATTAACAAGAGAACTGAAGCAACAGGTTCTAATATCCATGCAAAAGCATTTAAAAgggaaattcaataataaaatgaaggtaagacagcaattctttttttatttttatttttgtttttgttttttaagagagaaagaggggaacagatgagaagcatcactttgaagttgcttcactttagttgttcattgattgattcccatatgtgccttgatttgagGGCCCAAGCTAGGCCAATGAACCCTTTCCTACccaaagaccttgggcttaagctagtgagcttgggtttcaagttagcaaccttggaatcatgtagatgatcctgtgctcaacccagcaaccaaaGTGCTGTAGCTGGCGACCTCCAAGTTTTGaccctgagacctcagcatcccaagtcgatgctctatccactgcactaccaccagtcaggctaagaAAACAATTCTTAACATAGATGCTTTctgataaaaaacaaactaaaaatgatGCCAGAAGATAGATCTCTTCAagtaataagaacaaaataaagacccTCTCATGCCTTTggcaataaaagaagagaaatatgtTCTGAATAAGTATAAACAGTTCAAGGGACTGGGGTAGCCtatgaagatgaaaagaaaagattgaTTGTGTCATCTACTTTCTGCAGTAATTTTGAAGCTcagttcaaaaaaaaacaaaaacaaaacaaaacaactaataCTAGACCTCAATCTAACTGGGATAAAGAGGTATATAGATTTGAAGCTTCactggttaaaaataataatttcaaaccACTAAGGCCATAAAAAAGTAAAGCAGTAATACTGAAggaaaactaatatttattgaaaatataccATAATTTTGCACATTTGGTCAAGTGGTATGAAATAGTAattatttatcttcattttacataaAAGAATAGATAATAGGACAAGATGTGAATGAAGTTCTTTGATTCTAAATCCAGTGCATTTTTCaattgtcttgtttttttaaatatattcagtttAGAATACtggaaataaacaaatcaaagaacaaacaaaaattcccTGTGTGGCTACCGGAGATGGTCCTTTATTTGAAAATGGCTCAGTTTAGTTTACTATATATTATTGAGTGACTACTGTGTATCAGGACCTGAGCTGGGGGCCAGCAGCACTACGCCTGCTCTTAGAAGCTTATGACAGAAGGAGTGAATCAATGGACCCACTGTCCTCAGGAAGGAGACAGGATAGATGGAGCACAGCATGCCGTGCCTGCAACCCACAGACTGGTGTATTTCCACCTGGGGCTccaatattgattttagaggaaatgaGACCGAGGCTAAATTTTGAAGGATAATTAAGAAATAGAAACACAAAATTGGGGGAATATATGTAGATGATGTAGCAAAAGTTCAGAGGGCTAAAACAGAATGGGGACAGGGCCATCTGGTGAGATCACTAACACTGTGTAATAAGTGTCGCAGCAGCAAATACCAGCGATGAGTACAAGAGAACAGGATCATAACAGGATTTTCTGTATAGttttagggaaaaataaaacaataaaataaccaACTTCACCTAGTCTGAATATAGCCTAACACAGCCAACAAATAACCTGCTTAGCTTTGATATAAGactgtttatataatttcaatcaGAAACTATCCTACTTCTCAAATGTGCCTAGATATTACTATGTTGTATTTCACAGGAAGATGTTGGGTAAAAAGGGATTAAGTGAATACCAGAATTTCCTAACCTGGACACAGCTGATATTTTGGTCCAAGTAAgtctttgttgtgtgtgtgtggggggggggatgttcTGCACACTGAATGGTGTTTACTAGCATCCCT carries:
- the COX7B2 gene encoding cytochrome c oxidase subunit 7B2, mitochondrial, translated to MMFPLARNILRSLKIRSIQQVRARQSHRKHSPDFHDKYGNALLVSGTTFCIVAWIFTTTQIGIKWNLSPVGRVTPKEWNDK